The proteins below are encoded in one region of uncultured Eubacteriales bacterium:
- the atzB gene encoding Hydroxydechloroatrazine ethylaminohydrolase, which translates to MILIKNARAIVSCDSEDRVYYDTDLLIDGPKIIQIGKDLAQGHKIDEVIDGRNKFVYPGLVNTHHHFFQTFVRNLISIDYPNMTVPEWLDKIYRVFQIINEDVIYYSTLTALTDLIKHGCTCAFDHQYCYTSQSGKKLVDRQMDAAALLGIRYHAGRGGNTLPRSEGSTIPEGMLETTDVFIEDCERLINAYHDPAAFSMRQIVVAPCQPMNSYPETFKASAELARKHNVRLHTHLGEGEDPIMQERFGMRSLAWCEDIGFAGPDLWIAHGWDIQPAEYATLASYGIGVSHCPAPAVLGGFPILDIKAMTQQGVRVSLGCDGSATNDSSSLLDSMRMAYLMQAYHSKRRGGCISPYEMLKIATVNGAQTLGRTDLGSLEVSKAADLFMIDTDVLELAGTLHDPKNLLARVSVIGPVSMTMINGSVVYQNGQLLNCDERKLADEAERVCTQAVRNKMRL; encoded by the coding sequence ATGATTCTAATTAAAAATGCCAGGGCCATTGTCTCCTGCGATTCGGAAGATCGGGTTTATTACGACACGGACCTGCTGATTGACGGGCCGAAGATCATACAGATCGGAAAAGACTTGGCGCAAGGCCACAAAATAGATGAGGTTATTGACGGCAGAAACAAATTTGTCTACCCTGGACTTGTAAACACACATCACCATTTTTTTCAGACGTTTGTACGCAATTTGATCTCCATCGATTATCCGAACATGACCGTCCCGGAATGGCTGGACAAAATCTACAGGGTATTTCAGATCATTAACGAGGACGTCATCTACTATTCAACCCTGACCGCCCTGACCGACCTGATCAAGCACGGCTGCACCTGTGCCTTTGACCACCAATATTGCTATACGTCGCAGTCGGGCAAGAAGCTGGTGGACAGGCAGATGGACGCCGCCGCCTTGCTGGGAATCCGCTACCACGCCGGACGCGGCGGAAATACGCTGCCCCGCAGCGAAGGCAGCACCATCCCCGAGGGGATGCTGGAAACCACGGATGTGTTCATCGAGGATTGCGAGCGGCTGATCAACGCCTATCACGACCCCGCGGCGTTCTCTATGCGGCAAATTGTAGTGGCGCCATGCCAGCCCATGAACAGCTATCCCGAGACCTTCAAAGCTTCCGCAGAGCTTGCGCGCAAGCACAATGTACGCCTGCACACCCATTTGGGCGAGGGCGAAGACCCGATTATGCAGGAACGCTTTGGCATGCGCTCGCTTGCGTGGTGCGAAGACATCGGCTTTGCCGGCCCGGATTTATGGATTGCGCACGGATGGGACATACAGCCTGCAGAGTACGCGACGCTGGCAAGCTATGGCATCGGGGTCTCTCATTGCCCTGCCCCCGCTGTATTGGGCGGCTTTCCCATCCTTGATATCAAAGCGATGACGCAGCAGGGCGTTCGGGTCAGCCTTGGATGCGATGGCTCTGCAACCAATGACAGCTCAAGCCTGTTGGACTCCATGAGAATGGCCTATTTGATGCAGGCCTACCACAGCAAGCGGCGCGGCGGCTGTATTTCCCCTTATGAAATGTTGAAAATTGCCACTGTAAACGGCGCGCAGACATTGGGCAGGACAGATTTGGGCTCTTTGGAGGTCTCCAAAGCCGCCGATCTGTTTATGATCGACACCGATGTATTGGAGCTTGCCGGAACGCTGCATGACCCCAAGAATCTGCTGGCCCGTGTTTCTGTCATCGGGCCGGTCAGCATGACCATGATAAACGGGAGCGTTGTGTACCAAAACGGACAGCTGCTAAACTGCGACGAACGGAAACTCGCTGATGAGGCAGAGAGAGTCTGCACACAGGCGGTACGCAATAAAATGAGGTTATAG
- a CDS encoding Iron dependent repressor DNA binding domain protein encodes MKMQESGEDYLESILILKESHGTVRSIDVARHMNFSKPSVSRAMGLLRENGYITMEKDGLIDLTSSGLEVARRIYERHQLLTTWLISLGVPPAAAAEDACRIEHDVSDETFQKMKSHILNEI; translated from the coding sequence ATGAAAATGCAGGAATCCGGGGAGGACTATCTGGAGAGCATCCTCATCCTCAAGGAGTCTCACGGTACAGTCCGCAGCATCGACGTGGCGCGGCATATGAATTTCTCCAAGCCCAGCGTCAGCCGGGCCATGGGCCTGCTGCGGGAGAATGGTTATATCACCATGGAGAAGGACGGACTCATCGACCTGACCTCCTCCGGGCTGGAGGTGGCCAGGCGCATCTATGAGCGGCACCAGCTCCTTACCACATGGCTCATCTCCCTGGGCGTGCCTCCCGCCGCCGCAGCGGAGGACGCCTGCCGCATTGAGCACGACGTCTCCGACGAGACCTTCCAGAAGATGAAATCCCATATCCTAAACGAGATATAA
- a CDS encoding Predicted ATPase of the PP-loop superfamily implicated in cell cycle control: MSRELAPHQLVERSIIQKYRKELWKPFTYAVRRYELIQAGDKIAVCISGGKDSMLMAKLMQELHKHSDVPFDLVYLVMDPGYNELNRQKIESNARLLNIPITVFETDIFAVANSTDQSPCYLCARMRRGHLYSKAKELGCNKIALGHHFSDVIETTVLGMFYGSQLQAMLPKLHSKNFEGMELIRPMYCIHEENILAWKRYNDLEFIQCACRFTENCTMCDNGGGGSKRQEVKSLIRHLKRDNPNIEKSIFNSIHAVCLDTMVGYKTKGVEHSFLERYDALTTADEGNE, encoded by the coding sequence ATGAGCAGAGAGTTAGCGCCCCACCAGCTGGTAGAGCGGAGCATCATCCAGAAATACCGCAAGGAGCTGTGGAAGCCCTTTACCTACGCCGTGCGCCGGTACGAGCTCATCCAGGCCGGGGATAAGATCGCCGTGTGCATCTCGGGCGGGAAGGACTCCATGCTCATGGCTAAGCTCATGCAGGAGCTCCATAAGCACAGCGACGTGCCCTTCGACCTCGTCTACCTTGTGATGGACCCCGGCTATAACGAGTTAAACCGCCAGAAGATCGAGAGCAATGCCCGGCTTTTAAATATCCCCATCACCGTGTTTGAAACCGACATCTTCGCGGTGGCAAACAGCACCGACCAGTCCCCCTGCTACCTCTGCGCCCGGATGCGCCGGGGCCACCTGTACAGCAAGGCGAAGGAGCTGGGCTGCAATAAGATCGCTCTGGGGCACCACTTCAGCGACGTGATCGAAACCACCGTCCTGGGCATGTTCTACGGCTCCCAGCTCCAGGCCATGCTGCCCAAGCTCCACAGCAAAAACTTCGAGGGCATGGAGCTCATCCGCCCCATGTACTGTATCCACGAGGAGAACATCCTGGCCTGGAAACGGTACAACGACTTAGAGTTCATCCAATGCGCCTGCCGCTTCACCGAGAACTGCACCATGTGCGATAACGGCGGCGGCGGCTCCAAGCGCCAGGAAGTCAAGTCCCTCATCCGCCACCTGAAACGGGACAACCCCAATATCGAGAAGAGCATCTTCAACAGCATCCACGCCGTATGCCTCGATACCATGGTGGGCTACAAGACCAAGGGCGTGGAGCACTCCTTTCTGGAACGCTACGACGCGCTGACAACCGCGGACGAGGGGAACGAGTGA
- a CDS encoding Cysteine sulfinate desulfinase/cysteine desulfurase and related enzymes → MIYLDYSANTPADLLVLERFCQTERNFMGNPNAQHAAGRTAAEELARLTDSIAFLLGVNPAELIYTSGASESNNLAVKGIARAQRHAGKHIISTPLEHPSVSACLTALQEQGYEIDLVDILQDGTVDLQHLRALLRSDTVLVAVTAVDSELGTVQPIGEIAALLSAYPNCRLHVDATQAVGKTALHFDGVDTMSFAPHKFYGLNGSGILFKRRGLAIEPLIHGGTGATLYRSGTPTLALAAAAEAALSLAVNQQAERLAVVKNHNTRLRAALSAYPLVRINSPESAVPHILNLSVQGVKGTRFQRSLDAEGVCVSVKSACSAEGLPSRAVFAVSRDRKNALSSWRVSLSHLTTAEELEGFLAAFDRCYRELTK, encoded by the coding sequence ATGATCTATCTCGACTATTCGGCTAACACCCCGGCGGATCTGTTGGTGCTGGAGCGTTTCTGCCAGACCGAAAGAAACTTTATGGGCAACCCCAACGCCCAGCACGCCGCGGGCCGCACGGCGGCGGAGGAGCTAGCGCGCCTCACCGACTCCATCGCCTTTTTGCTGGGGGTTAACCCCGCCGAGCTCATCTACACCTCCGGGGCTAGCGAGTCCAATAATCTGGCTGTCAAGGGTATCGCCCGGGCACAGCGCCACGCCGGGAAACACATCATCTCCACCCCCCTGGAGCACCCCTCTGTGAGCGCCTGCCTCACCGCCTTACAGGAGCAGGGCTATGAGATCGACCTGGTGGACATCCTCCAGGACGGAACAGTGGACCTTCAGCATCTGCGCGCCCTCCTGCGCAGCGACACGGTGCTGGTAGCCGTCACCGCGGTGGACAGCGAGCTGGGCACAGTCCAGCCCATCGGGGAGATCGCGGCGCTTCTCTCCGCCTACCCCAATTGCCGCCTTCATGTGGACGCCACCCAGGCCGTGGGCAAGACCGCCCTCCACTTCGACGGGGTGGACACCATGAGCTTTGCCCCCCACAAATTTTACGGGCTCAACGGCAGCGGCATTTTGTTCAAGCGCCGCGGCCTCGCCATCGAGCCGCTGATCCATGGCGGCACCGGTGCCACCCTCTACCGCAGCGGCACCCCTACCCTGGCTCTGGCCGCCGCTGCCGAAGCCGCCCTCTCCCTGGCAGTGAACCAGCAAGCTGAGCGGCTGGCGGTCGTAAAAAACCATAACACGCGCCTCCGCGCCGCCCTGAGCGCTTACCCGCTGGTGCGCATCAACAGCCCGGAGAGCGCCGTGCCCCATATCCTCAACCTGAGCGTGCAGGGCGTCAAGGGCACCCGCTTTCAGCGCTCACTGGACGCCGAGGGGGTGTGCGTATCGGTCAAGTCGGCCTGCTCGGCGGAGGGGCTGCCCTCCCGGGCGGTCTTTGCAGTCAGCCGGGACCGGAAAAACGCCCTCTCCTCCTGGCGGGTCAGCCTGAGCCACCTCACCACGGCGGAGGAGCTGGAGGGATTTCTCGCGGCCTTTGACCGCTGTTATCGGGAGTTGACCAAATGA
- a CDS encoding conserved hypothetical protein (Evidence 4 : Homologs of previously reported genes of unknown function), with the protein MLNQFSRTQLLFGRDGMDALSKARVAVFGIGGVGGYTVEALARSGVGTLDLIDDDKVCLTNLNRQLFATRKTVGQYKVDVARERVLDINPNAVVTTYKTFYMPDTASQFDFTQYDYVVDAIDTVTGKLELVMQAERSGTPIISCMGAGNKMDPTAFEVADIYKTSMCPLARIMRKELKKRGVKKLKVVYSKEEAMTPIDDMSISCRTNCICPPGTARKCTQRRQVPGSNAFVPSVAGLILAGEVLKDLAKFGGRA; encoded by the coding sequence ATGTTAAATCAGTTTTCAAGGACACAATTACTCTTTGGGCGCGACGGCATGGACGCTCTCTCCAAGGCCCGGGTGGCAGTCTTCGGCATCGGCGGCGTGGGCGGGTACACGGTGGAGGCCCTGGCCCGCAGCGGCGTGGGGACCCTCGACCTCATCGACGACGACAAGGTCTGCCTCACCAACCTCAACCGCCAGCTCTTCGCCACCCGCAAGACCGTGGGGCAGTACAAGGTAGACGTGGCCCGTGAGCGGGTCCTGGACATCAACCCCAACGCGGTAGTGACCACCTATAAGACCTTCTATATGCCGGATACGGCATCGCAGTTTGACTTCACCCAGTACGACTATGTGGTGGACGCCATCGACACCGTCACCGGTAAGCTGGAGCTGGTCATGCAGGCAGAGCGCTCCGGAACCCCCATCATCAGCTGCATGGGGGCGGGCAACAAGATGGACCCCACCGCCTTCGAGGTGGCCGACATCTACAAGACCTCCATGTGCCCCCTGGCCCGGATCATGCGCAAGGAGCTGAAGAAACGGGGCGTCAAAAAGCTGAAGGTGGTCTACTCCAAGGAGGAGGCCATGACCCCCATTGACGATATGTCCATCTCCTGCCGTACCAACTGCATCTGCCCGCCGGGCACGGCCCGCAAGTGCACCCAGCGCCGCCAGGTGCCGGGCAGCAACGCATTTGTCCCCTCGGTGGCCGGCCTCATCCTGGCCGGGGAGGTTCTCAAGGACCTCGCGAAATTCGGAGGAAGAGCATGA
- the mnmA gene encoding tRNA-specific 2-thiouridylase MnmA — MPENMTALIAMSGGVDSAVAAYLTLQRGYRCEGATMRLYRNEDIGLCQFHTCCSQRDVDDAADVAFQLDMPHEVVNFTDDFNEQIIGKFILTYEAGATPNPCIDCNRYMKFDKLLQTARDKGLSHVATGHYARIEYDEARGRWLLKKAVDASKDQSYVLYVLTQDQLAHTLFPLGAYAKTQVRALAEELGFVNAHKHDSQDICFVPDGDYATFMEQYTGKAYPPGDFLDETGKVVGRHRGAIRYTLGQRKGLDLAMGSPVYVCGKSMEDNTVTVGPDSSLYTRTLLAGDMNWISVETLTAPLRVKAKTRYRQTEQWATATPGPDGTVRLEFDEPQRAVTPGQAVVLYDEDVIVGGGTILETIK; from the coding sequence ATGCCGGAGAATATGACCGCCCTCATCGCCATGAGCGGCGGCGTGGACAGCGCCGTCGCCGCTTATCTGACGCTGCAGCGGGGCTATCGCTGCGAGGGGGCCACCATGCGCCTCTACCGCAACGAGGACATCGGCCTGTGCCAGTTTCACACCTGCTGCTCCCAGCGGGATGTGGACGACGCGGCCGACGTTGCCTTCCAGCTCGATATGCCCCATGAGGTCGTCAACTTTACCGACGACTTCAACGAGCAGATCATCGGAAAATTTATCCTCACCTACGAGGCCGGAGCCACCCCCAACCCCTGCATTGACTGCAACCGCTATATGAAGTTCGACAAGCTTCTCCAGACCGCCCGCGACAAGGGTCTCTCCCATGTAGCCACAGGGCACTACGCCCGCATCGAGTATGACGAGGCTCGGGGCCGCTGGCTCCTCAAAAAAGCGGTGGACGCCAGCAAGGATCAGAGCTACGTCCTCTACGTCCTCACCCAGGACCAGCTTGCCCACACCCTCTTCCCCCTGGGCGCGTACGCAAAAACCCAGGTGCGGGCCCTGGCGGAGGAGCTGGGCTTCGTCAACGCCCACAAGCACGACAGTCAGGACATCTGTTTTGTCCCTGACGGCGACTATGCCACTTTTATGGAGCAGTACACCGGCAAGGCCTACCCTCCCGGCGATTTTCTGGACGAGACCGGCAAGGTGGTGGGCAGGCATCGGGGAGCCATAAGGTACACTCTGGGCCAGCGCAAGGGCCTCGACCTCGCCATGGGGTCTCCCGTTTACGTCTGCGGCAAGAGCATGGAGGACAACACCGTCACCGTGGGGCCGGACAGCTCCCTCTACACCCGCACCCTGCTGGCCGGGGACATGAATTGGATCTCCGTTGAGACCCTCACCGCCCCCCTGCGGGTAAAGGCCAAGACCCGTTACCGCCAGACCGAGCAGTGGGCCACCGCCACTCCCGGACCGGATGGGACCGTCCGCCTGGAGTTTGACGAACCCCAGCGGGCCGTCACCCCGGGTCAGGCCGTGGTCCTCTACGACGAAGACGTCATCGTGGGCGGCGGCACCATTTTGGAAACCATCAAGTAA